A stretch of DNA from Desulfosarcina ovata subsp. ovata:
GGCTCGATTCCGACGATCCCCGGGCCGAGGGCGAAGTCGGGCGTGTGGGCATGGCCGTGGATTCCCTGAAGGACTTCGAGACCGCCTTTCACGGCATCGATTTGAAGCGTATCGGCAGCGGCCTGACCATCAATGCCGTGGCCTCCATCATGCTGGCCATGTATCAGGCCGTGGCCGAGAAATACGGCTATAAGAAAAATCAGATTTCGGCCACGCCGCAAAACGACATTCTGAAAGAAGTCGTCGGCCGCGGTGCCTGGATATATCCCGTGGAGCATGGTGTCAGGCTGATCGGCGATACCATCGAATATGGCATGAAGGAGTTGCCCAGATGCAATCCGGTATCGATTTGCGGGTATCATATCAGAGAGTCGGGGGCCAATCCGGCCCAGGAAATCGCTTACGCGTTCCTGATTGCATTTGCCTATGTGGATAATGTGGCCGCCCGCGGGTACCAAGCCGAAGATTTTGTCGGCCGTTTTTCTTTTAATTTGAATATTTACGGAAACCTTTGGGAGACCGTGGCCAAATTCCGTGCTGCCAGGAAACTGTGGGCCAAGCTGCTGCGGGAGCGCTATCATGTCCAAAATAAAAAGTCGCTCTTTCTGCGGGGGCTTTTTGGCGGCGGCGGCTCCGGACTGACCAAGGAGCAGCCCGAAAACAACATCATGCGCGGCGCCTATTATGTACTGGCGGCAGCGCTGGGCGGCGCCCAGACCACGGCCCTGTGTTCCTTCGACGAGGCGTATTCCATTCCCACCGAACGATCGACACTCCTGTCCCTTCGGACCCTTCAAATTCTCATGGATGAGACCGGACTCAGGGATACGGTGGACCCCCTGGCCGGATCCTATTTTATTGAAACCCTCACCAAGCAGATGGAAGATAAAATTCTCTCCGAAATGGCTGAGATCGAAAGTGTTGGCGGAATCGTAAAAGGTATTTCCTCTGGTGAAGTTCAACGCAGAGTCGCCAAACAGGCTTACGAATATGAGAAAAGATTGCAAAACGGAGAGGCCATCAAGGTCGGTGTGAACAAATACATGGAAGGTGTTACCAAGGAAGTTGAATTGCACCAATATGACAATTCGTGGGCCAAGCGGCAGATCGATAACCTGAAAGCGTTAAAGCAAACCCGCAACAACACTGAGGTGGAAAAGACGCTTGGTGCGTTGCGGGGTGCCGCGGAGAATAATGAGAACGTGATGCCGTATCTGGTCGAGTGCTGCAAGGCCTATGCAACCGTGGGAGAAATGGCGGATGTGTTCAGGGACGTTTTTGGTGAATTCGAAGAGCCGAGCTTATTTTAAGATTGATTGAAGGTCTAGGAGGTTAAATGTCAGCTAACTGTTATCGGCTTGGATGCGATATCGGTGGTACATTCACCGATTTCGTGCTCCTTAACGACCAGACAGGAGAACTCTCCGTCCATAAGTGCCTGACCACGCCCAATGATCCATCCGATGCCGTGGAAATCGGTATCCAGGCATTGACCGGCAACGTTCCCGGATGTCTGGAAAAACTCGACGAAATCATTCATGGCACGACCCTGGTCATCAACTCCATCATCGAAAGAAAAGGGGTCAAAACCGGTTTGATCACCACCAAAGGCTTTCGCGACGTGCTCGAACTGGGCCGTGAGAGCCGTTACGCCGTCTATGACGTATTCTGCGAGTACCCCCAACCGCTGGTGCCGCGGCGCTATCGCCTGGAGGTGGACGAGCGCCTCAGGAGCGACGGATCGGTGATCAAGCCGCTGAACCGGGAAGAGGCCCGCGGGGTCGTCCGGGACCTGCTGGCCATGGGCGTCGAATCCATTGCCGTCTGCCTGCTCAATTCCTTTGAGAATCCCAAGCATGAACTGATGTTGCAGGAGATCATCCAGGAAGAGGCGCCGGGGATGTCGGTATCGATCTCCTTCGATGTCCTGCCTCAAATCAAGGAATACGAACGCACGAGCACTACGGTTACCAACGCCTATGTGAAACCCATCACCGAGAAATATCTCGACAAGCTGACCGATCGCCTGGAATCCATCGGGGTAAAGAGCAAGCTGTTCATTATGCTTTCCAGCGGCGGCATCACATCGGTCGAGACCGCGTCCAAATTTCCGGTCCGCATCATCGAGTCCGGTCCCACCGCGGCCGTCATTTCGGGTCAATACTACAGCAAACTCTTCAATATACCGGAGATTTTCTGTTTCGACATGGGGGGGACCACCGCAAAGTCGTGCCTGATCCAGGAAGGCGTTGCGGGGGTCGTACCGACCTTTGAGGTCGGGCGCGTTCAGCGCTTCGCCAAGGGCAGCGGGTTGACCATTCAGGTGCCGGTGGTGGATCTCATGGAGATCGGCGCCGGTGGGGGGTCAATTGCCGGTGTCAGCAAAATGGGGACGTTGCAGGTCGGCCCTGAGAGTGCCGGCGCCGATCCGGGGCCCATCTGCTACGACCAAGGCGGCATGTATCCCTGCGTCACCGACGCCGACCTGCTGCTGGGATACTTGAACCCGGACTATTTTCTCGGCGGCGAGATGGCCCTCAACCTGGATAAGGCGCAAGAGGGAATCAAGACCATGATCGCCGATCCACTGAACGTCTCTTCCATCCAGGCCACCTGGGGCATCCACGATCTGATCAATGAAACCATGGCCGCCGCCGCGAAAACCCATATCGCCGAGAAAGGTGGCAATCCGAAGCTGGTGACCATTGTCGCCTTCGGCGGCGCAGGTCCCGTGCACGCCTATGGCTTGGCCAAAAAGCTGGGTGCCCCGCGCCTGATCATTCCGCCCAATGCGGGGGTTGGCTCGGCGATGGGGTTTTTCACGGCGCCACGCGCATTTGATCTCGTCCGCAGTCACAAGGTCAGCCTGGAAGGTGCCGACTTTGCTGAAATCGAATCGATTTTCAAGTCCATGGAGGCCGAGGGACTCAAAACCGTCATGAAAACAGGAGGCGGAGAGGACGTCACCTTTGAACGGTCCATCGACGTCAGATTCGTGGGGCAGGGCTCCGAAACCAATATCGACGTACCGTCAACGGATTTCACCCGTCTGAACATGGCTGACATCCGCGAGCGGTACGACAACATTTATGAAAAACTCTTTGGGCGAACCTATCCGGACTCTCCCGTGGAATTTATCAATTTCAAGGTGCGCGCCAGTCTTCCCGCCCGGTTGTTGACACTCCAGGAAAGGGACTTTTCGCACAATTCCCTTGGGGGGGCGAGGAAAGGCAGCCGTCCGGCCTTCTCTGAAATTGCCGGGGATTTCGTTCATTACACAGTGTACGACCGTTACCTGTTACCGGCCGATGTCAGTTTCAAAGGACCTGCCATCATAGAGGAAAAAGAATCCACAGTCATTGTCGGCGAAGATGCGTCGGTATCCATGGACCGCTACGGGTTTTTGTGGATCGATCTGGAGGATGAATAAAATGAAACGGAAATTCGATCCGATTACCCTGGAAATCCTATGGCGGCGGCTGATCTCCATCGTGGACGAGGCCGATGGTTCCGTGGCCAGAACGGCATTTTCCAGCTTGTTGCGGGACGCCCATGATTACACGTGCATGTTTACCGACCGGCGGGGAAGGGAACTGGCCCAGGGTTCATTTGTTACCCCCGGCCAATCCGGGGCCATGGCCATCGGCGTAAGAAAACTGGTTTCCGGACTGGATGAATCCAGCTTGCATCCGGGTGACATCTTCATCACCAACGATCCCTGGGCCCTGGCCGGCCATTTGAATGACGTCTGCGTGCTGTCTCCCATCTTCCATCAAAAAAAGCTGGTGGCTTATACGGCATGCGTGTTTCACCATTCGGACATCGGTGGCCGGGTCTCTTCGGACAACCATGATGTCTTTGAGGACGGGCTGTTTATCCCCTTCGTGAAACTCTACCAGGCGGGCGAGCTGAACGAGGCCGTGCTGGAAATGATTCGCTGGAATGTCCGCACACCGGATGAGGTCATCGGTGATATCCGGTCCCAGATTTCCGCCAATCATGTATGCGCCGAGAAAATCTGCCGCATGCTGGAAGAGTACAACATGGATTGCCTCGACGATCTGGCCGACGAGATCATCGATCGCACGGAAAAAAGCATGCGCCTATCCATCAGTCAGGTGCCTAGCGGGGTTTACCGTGCCGAGGGAATCATCGAGCAGATGGACGGGCGTGAGGATCTGGTGGTCAAGGCCGCGGTGACGGTGGACAATGGAAACATCACCGTCGATTTGGATGGTTCCTCAGGCCAGGTGGACTGGGGCGGCAACGTCGTCTACAATTTTACCTACGCCTATGTCTTCATGGCCTTGAAAAGCATGTTCGATCCGGAACTGCCCAACAATCACGGGTGTTCCCGGCCCATTGTGCTCAAGGCACCGGTGGGCAGCATCGTCAATTGCAAGTTCCCGGTGGCCGTGGCGGCCCGAATGCAGATCGGTCACTTTGTCACGGAAATCATTTATCGCGCCATGGCCCAGGTGCTGCCCGACCGGGTCGTTGCCGCCTCGGGCGGGACCCCGGCGGCCATGAATATCTTCTACGGCAAACGAGGCGACGGCCAGCCCTTCCATTCGGTGATCATCCGCGGCGGCGGCATGGGTGCCAGCGAAGACGCGGATGGTCCGCATGTCTATATCTTTCCCGCCAACGGGGCCAATACACCCGTTGAGATTTTCGAGAGCGACACACCGATTATCGTTGAGCAGAGAAGCGTGATTGCCGATTCCGGCGGGCCGGGCAAGCAGCGCGGTGGGTTGGGAAAGGTAGAGGTGTTCCGCATTCCCGACGACGCGTATGCCCCATCCGGTCCCGTGAACCTGGGTATCCAGGCGGGACGTTTTCGCTATCCGCCGCATGGATTGGCCGATGGCCAATATGGTCAGCTGGCGCAATTTTCCGTAAATGGCAATCCGGGAAATCCCTACGGTCTGACGCAACTGGTACCCGGCGATGTCATCACCATGGACGCCGCTGGAGGCGGTGGGTATGGCCCGCCTTTGGAGCGGGACATCGAGTTGGTGGCAAATGATGTTTTAGATGGCTATGTGAGTCTTCATAATGCCAAAACAATTTATGGCGTAATCATCGACCCGGCGACCATGGCGGTCGATATGGAGGCAACGCTCTCATACCGCGCAACCCAACGGAAGATACCATAAAATGAAACCCATCAATCACGGTAACCCATAAGGAGAACGCTGTGGCGACCAACCAGAATATTATCGGAAAAAGAGTTATCCGAAGCGATTCTTTGGCCAAGGTCACGGGTACGGCAGATTACACCGCCGACTTGAAGATGCCCAACATGCTGGTGGCGAAAGTGCTGCGCAGCCCGCATGCCCACGCCAGGATCAACAGTATCGACGTCAGCGAAGCATTGAAGATGCCGGGGGTGAAAGCCGCCATCAGCGGTTTTGACGGCTATGGAATCAAATGGGGGGTCTTCCGCTACACCCAGGACCATGACATGCTTCCCACGGACAAGGTCCGCTATATCGGCGAGGACGTGGCCGCGGTCGCTGCCGTTGATGAGCAAACGGCCATCGAGGCACTCTCCCGCATCAAAGTGGACTATGAACTCCTGCCGGCCGTTTACGATCCCATCGAGGCCATGCAGGACGGCGCGCCGCTGATCCATGACCAGTACAAGAACAACATCAACATCCACGTGAATATCGAGGAGGGAGAAGTCGACAAGGCCATGGAGCGTGCCTTCCTCGTCCGGGAAGACACGTTCAAATCCGCCGGCGAAGCCTACGCCATGATGGAGCCGTACGCGGTCGTCGCATCTTACAAGAATGGCTACCTTGACCTGTGGATGCCCAATGCCGGGCCCCACGTCCGCGCCAAAGCGATCGCCAACCTGCTCAAGATGCCCCTGAACAAGGTGCGCGTACGTCACATCAACTCCGGCGGTGCCTTTGGCGGCCGATCGGAGGTGGCCCCTGGAGATCTCGTGGCATCGCTTTTGGCCATAAAGAGCGGCAAACCGGTCAAGCTCGTTCTTTCCCGCGAGGAGAACGCCACCAGCACGAGACAGATCCACGACATGATCGCAACCATCAAAACGGGAATGGCAAAGGACGGCACCATCGTCGCCAAGGACTATCGGGTGATCTATGACGGTGGCGCCTACAGCTCCACAGGCCCCATCGCCACCTCGATTCCCTATTATGTGTACGAGGAATGCTACCGTTTGCCCAATGTCCGCTACAACGGCT
This window harbors:
- a CDS encoding hydantoinase B/oxoprolinase family protein, which encodes MKRKFDPITLEILWRRLISIVDEADGSVARTAFSSLLRDAHDYTCMFTDRRGRELAQGSFVTPGQSGAMAIGVRKLVSGLDESSLHPGDIFITNDPWALAGHLNDVCVLSPIFHQKKLVAYTACVFHHSDIGGRVSSDNHDVFEDGLFIPFVKLYQAGELNEAVLEMIRWNVRTPDEVIGDIRSQISANHVCAEKICRMLEEYNMDCLDDLADEIIDRTEKSMRLSISQVPSGVYRAEGIIEQMDGREDLVVKAAVTVDNGNITVDLDGSSGQVDWGGNVVYNFTYAYVFMALKSMFDPELPNNHGCSRPIVLKAPVGSIVNCKFPVAVAARMQIGHFVTEIIYRAMAQVLPDRVVAASGGTPAAMNIFYGKRGDGQPFHSVIIRGGGMGASEDADGPHVYIFPANGANTPVEIFESDTPIIVEQRSVIADSGGPGKQRGGLGKVEVFRIPDDAYAPSGPVNLGIQAGRFRYPPHGLADGQYGQLAQFSVNGNPGNPYGLTQLVPGDVITMDAAGGGGYGPPLERDIELVANDVLDGYVSLHNAKTIYGVIIDPATMAVDMEATLSYRATQRKIP
- a CDS encoding methylmalonyl-CoA mutase, with the protein product MGVATYIKNEKDSIQKVILQSGIEVKPVYTPEDLNNVGFDYQTDLGDPGDFPFTRSLHPLGYRSRNWTTRQYTGFGTPEETNQRFKLMIANGQNGLNVAFDLPTQMGLDSDDPRAEGEVGRVGMAVDSLKDFETAFHGIDLKRIGSGLTINAVASIMLAMYQAVAEKYGYKKNQISATPQNDILKEVVGRGAWIYPVEHGVRLIGDTIEYGMKELPRCNPVSICGYHIRESGANPAQEIAYAFLIAFAYVDNVAARGYQAEDFVGRFSFNLNIYGNLWETVAKFRAARKLWAKLLRERYHVQNKKSLFLRGLFGGGGSGLTKEQPENNIMRGAYYVLAAALGGAQTTALCSFDEAYSIPTERSTLLSLRTLQILMDETGLRDTVDPLAGSYFIETLTKQMEDKILSEMAEIESVGGIVKGISSGEVQRRVAKQAYEYEKRLQNGEAIKVGVNKYMEGVTKEVELHQYDNSWAKRQIDNLKALKQTRNNTEVEKTLGALRGAAENNENVMPYLVECCKAYATVGEMADVFRDVFGEFEEPSLF
- a CDS encoding hydantoinase/oxoprolinase family protein, whose amino-acid sequence is MSANCYRLGCDIGGTFTDFVLLNDQTGELSVHKCLTTPNDPSDAVEIGIQALTGNVPGCLEKLDEIIHGTTLVINSIIERKGVKTGLITTKGFRDVLELGRESRYAVYDVFCEYPQPLVPRRYRLEVDERLRSDGSVIKPLNREEARGVVRDLLAMGVESIAVCLLNSFENPKHELMLQEIIQEEAPGMSVSISFDVLPQIKEYERTSTTVTNAYVKPITEKYLDKLTDRLESIGVKSKLFIMLSSGGITSVETASKFPVRIIESGPTAAVISGQYYSKLFNIPEIFCFDMGGTTAKSCLIQEGVAGVVPTFEVGRVQRFAKGSGLTIQVPVVDLMEIGAGGGSIAGVSKMGTLQVGPESAGADPGPICYDQGGMYPCVTDADLLLGYLNPDYFLGGEMALNLDKAQEGIKTMIADPLNVSSIQATWGIHDLINETMAAAAKTHIAEKGGNPKLVTIVAFGGAGPVHAYGLAKKLGAPRLIIPPNAGVGSAMGFFTAPRAFDLVRSHKVSLEGADFAEIESIFKSMEAEGLKTVMKTGGGEDVTFERSIDVRFVGQGSETNIDVPSTDFTRLNMADIRERYDNIYEKLFGRTYPDSPVEFINFKVRASLPARLLTLQERDFSHNSLGGARKGSRPAFSEIAGDFVHYTVYDRYLLPADVSFKGPAIIEEKESTVIVGEDASVSMDRYGFLWIDLEDE